A section of the Naumovozyma dairenensis CBS 421 chromosome 5, complete genome genome encodes:
- the RRS1 gene encoding ribosome biogenesis protein RRS1 (similar to Saccharomyces cerevisiae RRS1 (YOR294W); ancestral locus Anc_8.763), translated as MSAEDYKTLPVTVEKAIPVNYDLGNLSVFDSNFMDKNDFDTSNGKREENIKNMTRDNVQLLINQLLSLPIKTTTDSTGGSNGQSSSMTLLQLPAPITELPREKPLPKAKAQTKWEKFAATKGIQPKAKTGKMVYDEASGEWVPKWGYRGNNKKLDDQWLVEVDDKVKGTDNELIDPRTLNRAERKRLIKKNEKQQKRNLKNAH; from the coding sequence ATGTCCGCTGAAGATTACAAAACACTCCCTGTTACAGTGGAAAAAGCTATCCCGGTTAACTATGATCTAGGTAATCTATCCGTATTTGATTCCAATTTCATGGACaagaatgattttgataCATCCAATGGTAAACGTGAAGAAAacataaaaaatatgacCCGTGATAATGtacaattattaataaatcaattactATCATTGCCAATAAAGACAACTACTGATTCCACTGGGGGTTCTAATGGTCAAAGCTCAAGTATGACCCTTTTACAATTACCTGCTCCAATCACAGAATTACCAAGAGAAAAACCATTACCTAAGGCAAAGGCTCAGACTAAATGGGAGAAATTTGCCGCTACAAAGGGTATTCAACCAAAGGCTAAGACAGGTAAGATGGTTTATGATGAAGCTAGTGGAGAATGGGTTCCAAAATGGGGTTATAGAGGTAACAATAAAAAGCTGGACGATCAATGGTTAGTTGAGGTTGATGATAAAGTTAAAGGCACAGAcaatgaattgattgatcCAAGAACTTTAAATAGGGCTGAAAGAAAACGTCTAATTAAGAAGAATGAAAAGCAACAAAAGAGAAACTTGAAGAATGCacattaa